From a region of the Panicum virgatum strain AP13 chromosome 2K, P.virgatum_v5, whole genome shotgun sequence genome:
- the LOC120672569 gene encoding uncharacterized protein LOC120672569 — protein sequence MAAAGDEPETVEVTLRAVGPSRPTTLRLPPLLSVAELRRRIARDRRLAATEEARLRLVLRGRTLPHQDDAQINLRDGDTLIVAVAPKPPAKHLRDDDDEEEEEELKFKMPQTTTWWKRKIFMFLRDKMRLPDIVLMALFSLSMKAWIIIAMWFLFAPIAQKYGLGPLYILGTGFLIILLNLGRRQQGDVSAYSIFNEDFRELPGTLNADRIDRDIRAGQF from the exons ATGGCTGCTGCCGGCGACGAGCCGGAGACGGTGGAGGTGACGCTGCGCGCCGTCGGCCCGTCCCGCCCCACCACCCTCCGCCTCCCTCCGCTTCTCTCG gtcgccgagctccgccgacgCATCGCGCGCGATCGCCGTCTCGCAGCCACAGAAGAGGCCCGCCTCCGCCTGGTCCTGCGTGGGAGGACGCTCCCGCACCAAGACGACGCCCAAATCAACCTCCGCGATGGGG ATACACTAATAGTGGCTGTGGCACCTAAGCCGCCTGCTAAGCATCTCCGTGACGATGAcgatgaggaggaagaggaagagctg AAGTTCAAAATGCCTCAAACGACAACCTGGTGGAAGAGGAAAATCTTCATGTTCCTTCGAGACAAAATGAGGCTTCCTG ATATCGTTTTGATGGCGCTTTTTTCGCTCAGTATGAAGGCATGGATTATTATTGCAATGTGGTTCCTATTTGCACCTATAGCTCAAAAATATGGCCTTGGACCTCTATAT ATActtggtactggtttcttgatcataCTTCTTAATCTCGGAAGGCGACAACAGGGTGATGTTAG TGCATATTCCATATTCAATGAAGACTTCAGGGAGCTGCCAGGAACACTTAATGCAGATCGCATAGATAGAGACATCCGGGCAGGTCAATTTTGA